The Ignavibacteriales bacterium genome includes a region encoding these proteins:
- a CDS encoding ParB/RepB/Spo0J family partition protein encodes MSTQKKSVLGRGLSALIPKAPPKEVSYRHDEIGADTGEVGIIARVAMELIRPNPFQPRTEFDVEALAELTRSIVEKGIIQPITVRRVDGGYQLVTGERRLRAAQNAGLTEIPAYIITVESDEEMLELALIENIQRETLNPIEIAHGYKRLIDECHLTQEEVADKVGKDRTTVTNFIRLLKLPIEIQVGLRKNLITMGHARALINVPTEGMQLRLYQKIVDSGISVRKIELLAKATGKTTQGTGRKTLPTEGSASVQSVEAKLRQTLGTKVSVKERVGGKGEIVIEYYSLDDLDRLLDLFASLEKFH; translated from the coding sequence ATGTCTACTCAAAAGAAATCAGTTCTTGGACGGGGGTTGAGCGCTTTGATACCGAAGGCGCCACCGAAAGAAGTGAGCTACCGGCACGATGAGATTGGAGCAGACACGGGAGAGGTAGGCATTATAGCCCGGGTCGCGATGGAGCTCATACGGCCCAACCCATTCCAGCCCCGGACGGAATTTGACGTTGAGGCGTTAGCGGAACTCACCCGTTCGATCGTCGAAAAAGGGATCATACAGCCGATTACTGTCCGGCGCGTGGACGGCGGATATCAGCTTGTAACGGGCGAACGGCGATTGCGCGCGGCGCAGAACGCCGGACTCACAGAGATCCCCGCTTACATCATCACGGTGGAATCCGATGAGGAAATGCTGGAACTCGCTCTCATCGAGAACATCCAGCGCGAGACGCTGAACCCTATCGAAATTGCCCACGGTTACAAACGCCTCATCGACGAGTGCCATCTGACGCAGGAAGAGGTGGCAGACAAAGTCGGCAAGGACCGCACGACGGTTACGAATTTCATCCGCTTGCTCAAACTGCCTATCGAGATCCAGGTAGGGTTGCGGAAGAACCTCATCACGATGGGGCACGCGCGGGCGCTGATCAACGTGCCGACAGAGGGCATGCAACTCCGTCTTTATCAGAAAATCGTCGATTCAGGTATCTCTGTCCGCAAGATCGAGCTCCTCGCGAAAGCGACGGGTAAAACAACACAAGGGACCGGCCGGAAGACCCTTCCGACAGAAGGCTCGGCCAGCGTTCAGAGCGTGGAAGCGAAACTGCGACAGACGCTCGGCACGAAGGTGAGCGTAAAGGAACGTGTCGGCGGAAAAGGGGAAATCGTCATCGAGTACTATTCGCTCGATGATCTGGATCGCCTGCTCGACCTCTTCGCATCACTCGAGAAATTTCACTAG
- a CDS encoding AAA family ATPase encodes MSKVIVIANQKGGVGKTTTAVNLAASLAVAEKRTLLVDMDPQANATSGIGISPLEGRTIYEVIVDGLNMGSTIVETQMPFLSCVPSHINLVGAEIEMVALENRERRLLTAIQPVRELYDFVVIDCPPSLGLLTLNALTAADSILIPVQCEYFALEGLGQLFSTINLVKKTLNPNLDIEGVLLTMFDSRLRLSNQIVDEVKRYFGNKVFKTVISRNIRLSEAPSFGKPIILYDAICSGTRHHMDLAKEVLANNDALTPESIPQSHSVTGS; translated from the coding sequence ATGTCAAAAGTCATTGTTATTGCGAATCAAAAGGGCGGCGTAGGGAAGACAACAACGGCCGTGAACCTGGCTGCGTCTCTCGCTGTGGCCGAAAAGCGTACACTTCTTGTTGATATGGATCCGCAGGCGAACGCGACCAGCGGAATCGGCATCTCTCCTCTCGAAGGCCGCACCATTTACGAAGTGATCGTCGACGGACTGAACATGGGATCGACAATTGTCGAGACCCAGATGCCGTTTCTCTCCTGTGTCCCATCCCATATCAATCTCGTCGGCGCAGAGATTGAGATGGTGGCCCTGGAAAACAGGGAGCGGAGACTCTTGACAGCTATTCAACCTGTGCGTGAGCTGTACGATTTTGTTGTCATCGATTGCCCTCCCTCGCTTGGACTTCTGACGCTGAACGCACTCACCGCAGCCGATTCCATTCTGATCCCGGTGCAATGCGAATACTTCGCTCTCGAAGGACTGGGTCAGCTCTTCAGCACGATCAATCTCGTGAAGAAGACGCTCAATCCGAACCTTGACATCGAGGGGGTGTTGTTGACGATGTTCGACTCGCGCCTGCGGTTGTCGAATCAGATCGTCGATGAGGTCAAACGATATTTTGGAAACAAGGTGTTCAAGACGGTTATCTCCCGCAACATCCGTTTGAGCGAAGCTCCGAGTTTCGGCAAGCCAATTATTCTGTACGACGCCATCTGCTCAGGCACCCGGCACCATATGGACCTGGCCAAAGAGGTGCTGGCGAACAACGATGCGCTGACGCCCGAGTCGATCCCGCAATCACACTCTGTTACCGGATCCTGA
- the fmt gene encoding methionyl-tRNA formyltransferase → MRILFMGTPEFAIPSLKTLLEHGYNVVSVVTSPDMPQGRGQKVAPSPVKEFADERSLPLLQPQSLKDPAFVSAVASLQPDLIAVVAFRILPPEVFTIPRFGAFNLHASLLPKFRGAAPINWAIIKGEEETGVTTFFLREKVDTGAVLLQARVRIGRDETAGELHDRLSDLGAQVVLQTVRAIELGNAKPMAQDESSASLAPKIWRENCEIDWKKPAQQIHDFVRGLSPSPCAWTRHHGKIVRIYGTERVDDYGLVHACEPGVVADTTATKVLVGTQTGLLGLTEVQQEGRKRMAIAEFIRGYPLKAGDRFGKT, encoded by the coding sequence ATGCGAATTCTCTTCATGGGCACGCCGGAGTTTGCCATCCCCAGCCTCAAGACGCTGTTGGAGCATGGCTACAATGTTGTCTCCGTCGTGACATCGCCCGATATGCCTCAGGGGCGAGGACAGAAAGTCGCCCCATCCCCCGTCAAAGAATTTGCCGATGAGAGAAGCCTCCCTCTTCTCCAACCACAAAGCTTGAAAGACCCGGCGTTCGTTTCCGCCGTTGCCAGTCTCCAACCGGATCTCATCGCAGTCGTGGCGTTCCGCATTCTCCCGCCAGAAGTGTTCACAATCCCCCGGTTTGGTGCATTCAATCTGCATGCGTCGCTCCTCCCAAAGTTCAGGGGTGCCGCGCCGATCAACTGGGCGATCATCAAAGGGGAAGAGGAAACGGGAGTCACAACGTTCTTCCTGCGCGAGAAAGTGGATACAGGCGCGGTGCTTCTGCAGGCCCGCGTTCGCATCGGGCGTGACGAGACCGCCGGCGAATTGCACGACAGGTTGTCGGATCTGGGAGCCCAGGTTGTCCTTCAGACTGTCCGTGCAATCGAGCTCGGCAATGCCAAACCCATGGCCCAGGACGAATCCTCCGCATCGCTTGCCCCCAAGATCTGGCGTGAGAATTGTGAAATCGACTGGAAGAAACCTGCGCAGCAAATTCACGATTTTGTGCGCGGTCTTTCTCCCAGTCCGTGTGCCTGGACGAGGCATCATGGAAAGATCGTTCGGATCTATGGGACGGAACGTGTCGATGATTACGGACTGGTCCATGCGTGCGAACCGGGTGTCGTAGCGGACACGACCGCCACGAAAGTACTGGTCGGAACTCAGACAGGTTTGCTCGGACTCACCGAAGTTCAACAGGAGGGGAGGAAGCGAATGGCGATCGCAGAATTCATACGCGGCTATCCGCTCAAAGCGGGTGACCGGTTCGGCAAAACCTGA